In Epinephelus lanceolatus isolate andai-2023 chromosome 13, ASM4190304v1, whole genome shotgun sequence, the following are encoded in one genomic region:
- the LOC117270844 gene encoding pteroicidin-alpha-like encodes MRCTMIFLVLSLVVLMAEPGECIMKHLRNLWNGAKAIYNGAKAGWTEFKNSLPAEETAPGPGSNQQRPPAGGKTKG; translated from the exons ATGAGGTGCACCATGATCTTTCTCGTGTTGTCGCTGGTCGTCCTCATGGCTGAACCTGGGGAGTGTATTATGAAACACCTTCGAAATTTATGGAATGGGGCCAAGGCCATATACAATGGTGCCAAGGCGGGATGGACAG AGTTTAAAAACAGCCTCCCCGCTGAAGAGACGGCTCCAGG GCCTGGATCGAACCAGCAGAGGCCTCCAGCAGGAGGAAAAACCAAAGGCTAA